The Haladaptatus cibarius D43 genome window below encodes:
- a CDS encoding helix-turn-helix transcriptional regulator, whose protein sequence is MLGEPKQKSELIEQLDEPRSTVDRGIRQLVSNGFAERTANGYRSTAFGRLVYRNFIDTITICQEMKRAQIMIEQTQNVALVDDALFRNPEFTFPSQSTPNQPLRRLHEKFLGASCIKILSPALFENSVNKYHEYIIDESTELEFVLSKDCIQTLIAKYPDKLQTAVNAEQATIFQSPSKPPFELVISQHDAHRMVAVVLQGVHGISGLLLATNRSAIDWGIRFYQQYRGRGKHIQHTLARLPSTQQPQLVGLSQ, encoded by the coding sequence ATCCTTGGCGAACCAAAACAAAAGTCCGAATTAATTGAGCAGTTAGATGAGCCACGGTCAACCGTTGATCGGGGAATTCGGCAGTTGGTATCGAACGGTTTTGCGGAGCGTACTGCAAACGGCTATCGAAGCACTGCTTTTGGTCGATTAGTGTATCGAAATTTTATCGATACAATTACAATTTGTCAAGAGATGAAGCGGGCACAGATTATGATTGAACAAACTCAAAATGTCGCACTTGTAGACGATGCTCTCTTTCGGAATCCAGAATTCACATTTCCATCACAAAGCACACCTAACCAACCTCTCCGCCGACTACACGAGAAATTTCTGGGAGCGTCGTGTATAAAGATACTCTCTCCCGCATTATTCGAAAATTCGGTAAACAAGTATCACGAGTATATAATCGACGAATCGACCGAATTAGAGTTCGTGCTATCGAAAGACTGTATTCAAACTCTAATAGCGAAATATCCAGATAAATTACAAACTGCGGTGAATGCAGAGCAAGCAACGATATTTCAGTCGCCTAGTAAACCACCGTTTGAATTAGTTATCAGTCAACACGACGCTCATCGGATGGTTGCGGTAGTGCTTCAAGGAGTCCATGGTATCTCGGGGTTACTTTTAGCAACGAATCGAAGTGCAATCGACTGGGGTATCCGATTCTATCAACAGTACAGGGGCAGGGGAAAGCACATACAACACACCCTGGCTCGTTTACCATCTACACAGCAACCGCAATTGGTTGGCCTCTCACAGTGA
- a CDS encoding SRPBCC family protein: MDSVELSTVVYVPPEEAYEFLIDFPGYANYSEHLTGVTREGDGGPGTEYDIHLKWWKVQYTVRSEVTELDHPNRIDWKIIKDIHAHGHWRVEEVPEEAPEGKETASRVWISINFDADSADSGMLNLPMFVSMGWVVNKVKPLVLKEAERVVERIVADLEGEKRDVNLVVHDKPDSV, translated from the coding sequence GTGGATTCAGTCGAACTCAGCACCGTCGTCTACGTGCCGCCGGAGGAGGCCTACGAGTTCCTCATCGACTTTCCGGGCTACGCAAACTATTCGGAACACCTCACCGGCGTCACCCGCGAGGGCGACGGTGGGCCGGGGACGGAGTACGACATCCACCTGAAATGGTGGAAAGTGCAGTACACCGTGCGCTCCGAAGTGACGGAACTCGATCACCCGAATCGCATCGACTGGAAGATAATCAAAGACATTCACGCCCACGGCCACTGGCGAGTCGAAGAAGTTCCCGAGGAAGCCCCCGAGGGCAAAGAAACCGCTTCACGGGTGTGGATTTCCATCAACTTCGACGCGGATTCGGCCGACAGCGGCATGCTCAACTTGCCGATGTTCGTCTCGATGGGCTGGGTCGTGAACAAAGTGAAACCGCTCGTGCTGAAGGAAGCAGAGCGCGTCGTAGAGCGAATCGTCGCGGATTTGGAGGGCGAAAAACGCGACGTGAATCTCGTGGTTCACGACAAACCGGATTCAGTCTGA
- a CDS encoding C2H2-type zinc finger protein, with translation MAESEADKFSCEQCDESFERKEQLNEHLKESHGVAPNEASEDAAAAGSDASASTGSITEETNDSPSAAEPSEAAGPSESDADVRPETADSDSDENDSDSDSDNGDSDSDSDEDGS, from the coding sequence ATGGCAGAATCAGAAGCAGACAAATTTTCGTGTGAACAGTGCGACGAATCGTTCGAACGGAAAGAACAGTTGAACGAGCATCTGAAAGAATCTCACGGCGTCGCCCCGAACGAAGCCAGTGAAGATGCCGCGGCGGCGGGGTCGGATGCCAGTGCATCGACTGGGTCTATCACCGAGGAAACGAACGACTCTCCGTCGGCGGCGGAGCCGTCCGAGGCCGCTGGCCCGTCCGAGAGTGATGCGGACGTTCGTCCTGAAACCGCTGACTCTGACTCGGACGAGAATGATTCGGATTCGGACTCTGATAACGGCGATTCGGATTCCGATTCTGACGAAGACGGTTCTTAA
- a CDS encoding homing endonuclease associated repeat-containing protein → MVKIVTSDYMVSKLSADQLISDLQAFAEKLGEVPTQTAMNDRGPHSSTPYYNRFGSWNDTAGLRVRNEPRERNLERGANSRAPRVR, encoded by the coding sequence ATGGTCAAAATAGTCACTAGTGACTACATGGTGAGCAAACTGTCCGCCGACCAGTTGATTTCGGATTTGCAAGCGTTTGCAGAGAAGTTGGGTGAGGTGCCGACACAAACCGCAATGAACGACCGTGGGCCACATTCTTCGACGCCGTACTACAACCGATTTGGGTCGTGGAATGACACTGCAGGCCTCAGGGTTCGAAACGAACCACGAGAACGGAATCTCGAACGAGGAGCTAATTCGCGCGCTCCGAGAGTTCGCTGA
- the sugE gene encoding quaternary ammonium compound efflux SMR transporter SugE, whose amino-acid sequence MSWKILIVAGLFEIAWAIGLEYSDGLSKFWPSVGTVVALVISMILLAEALKTLPVGTAYAVWTGIGAVGTATLGIVLFEESAELVRVAFIGLIVVGIVGLHLSSGGH is encoded by the coding sequence ATGTCGTGGAAAATTCTGATTGTCGCTGGATTGTTCGAAATCGCGTGGGCTATCGGGCTGGAATACTCGGACGGCCTCTCGAAATTCTGGCCTTCCGTCGGCACCGTCGTCGCCCTCGTTATCAGCATGATACTGCTGGCGGAAGCCCTCAAAACGCTTCCCGTCGGAACAGCCTACGCGGTTTGGACTGGCATTGGCGCGGTCGGCACCGCGACGCTCGGCATCGTCCTGTTCGAGGAGTCTGCGGAGTTGGTTCGGGTCGCCTTCATCGGCCTCATCGTCGTCGGCATCGTCGGCCTGCACCTCTCCTCGGGTGGACACTGA
- a CDS encoding type IV pilin, which produces MTLKEKFNEFRSETRLVSPVIGVILMVAITVILAAVIGTFVMGLGDSVQSNVQAGVSVDANAQDDTIDVTFTSEQQEGTNLNVSATIVGTSTDESDDLDSIGQSRTFTDVDGTSIDGESVKVVVTAEADGRSTVIYSETHDL; this is translated from the coding sequence ATGACACTCAAAGAAAAATTCAACGAATTCAGGTCTGAAACAAGATTAGTTTCGCCAGTTATTGGTGTAATTTTAATGGTTGCTATCACTGTAATATTGGCCGCCGTGATAGGGACGTTCGTGATGGGTCTTGGTGACAGCGTTCAAAGCAACGTTCAGGCAGGTGTGAGCGTCGATGCAAATGCACAAGATGATACGATTGACGTAACGTTTACTTCGGAACAGCAGGAAGGAACAAATTTGAATGTTTCTGCTACCATTGTTGGTACTAGTACTGATGAATCCGATGACTTAGACTCAATCGGTCAGTCGCGAACATTCACCGATGTCGATGGAACTTCGATTGACGGTGAAAGCGTCAAGGTTGTCGTGACCGCTGAGGCAGACGGTCGTTCAACCGTTATCTACTCCGAAACGCACGACTTATAA
- the coaBC gene encoding bifunctional phosphopantothenoylcysteine decarboxylase/phosphopantothenate--cysteine ligase CoaBC → MLSGVNVALGVTGSIAAVKVVELAHELRRRGANVRAVMSNSAQGIINPWAVEFATDNHVVTEITGKVEHVELCGRDEWADVFLIAPATANTVGKIAGAVDDTPVTTCATTALGADVPVVIAPAMHEPMYDHPGVLDAIERVESWGVDFVEPRIEEGKAKIATEDMIALDVARATGDQPLAGKGIVVTSGATSEPIDPVRVLTSRASGKTGRAVARACYVAGANVALVHDAPDVPYATGVRVETAEEMTDAVNDLVTAFPADALISVAAISDYTTDTADQKIRSGQDLSLDLQPTRKLIDTVRESHPDIPIVGFKAETSGDDTAMVAAARETLVRAECSFVVANDASVMGEDETRTLFVRDNSVRKYSGSKKELGTRVAKEVAEELSAARR, encoded by the coding sequence ATGCTTAGCGGAGTGAACGTGGCGTTGGGGGTGACGGGAAGCATCGCGGCGGTGAAAGTGGTCGAGTTGGCACACGAACTGCGCAGGCGAGGCGCAAACGTCCGGGCGGTGATGTCGAACAGTGCGCAGGGCATCATCAACCCGTGGGCCGTCGAGTTCGCAACCGACAACCACGTGGTCACCGAAATCACGGGCAAGGTCGAACACGTCGAACTCTGTGGCCGCGACGAGTGGGCCGACGTATTTCTCATCGCTCCGGCGACGGCGAACACGGTCGGGAAAATCGCGGGCGCGGTGGACGACACCCCGGTGACGACCTGTGCGACGACTGCCCTCGGCGCGGACGTTCCGGTCGTCATCGCGCCAGCAATGCACGAGCCGATGTACGACCATCCCGGCGTCCTCGACGCCATCGAGCGCGTCGAGTCGTGGGGCGTCGATTTCGTCGAACCGCGCATCGAAGAGGGGAAAGCGAAAATCGCCACCGAGGATATGATTGCGCTCGACGTGGCGAGAGCGACCGGCGACCAACCCCTCGCCGGAAAAGGAATCGTCGTCACCAGCGGCGCGACGAGCGAACCCATCGACCCAGTCCGGGTGTTGACCAGTCGCGCCTCGGGAAAAACGGGCAGAGCGGTCGCCCGCGCCTGCTACGTCGCGGGCGCGAACGTCGCGCTCGTCCACGACGCGCCGGACGTGCCCTACGCAACCGGCGTGCGGGTCGAAACTGCCGAGGAGATGACGGATGCCGTGAACGACCTCGTGACGGCGTTTCCCGCGGACGCCCTGATTTCCGTGGCCGCAATCAGCGACTACACGACAGATACGGCAGATCAAAAGATTCGCTCTGGGCAAGACCTCTCGCTCGATTTGCAACCGACGCGGAAACTCATCGACACGGTTCGTGAGAGTCACCCTGATATCCCAATCGTTGGCTTCAAGGCCGAAACGAGCGGCGACGACACAGCGATGGTCGCCGCCGCCCGCGAAACGCTCGTCCGTGCGGAGTGTTCGTTCGTCGTGGCGAACGACGCGAGCGTGATGGGCGAAGACGAAACGCGAACGCTGTTCGTCCGCGACAACAGCGTTCGGAAATACAGCGGGAGCAAAAAAGAACTGGGAACTCGCGTAGCGAAAGAAGTCGCAGAGGAGTTATCAGCGGCAAGGCGATAA
- a CDS encoding homing endonuclease associated repeat-containing protein, producing MTLQASGFETNHENGISNEELIRALREFAEELGRPPKFEEMNEHGEYSAHSYFRQFGSWPEAKEAAGLDPKTTTSRRISRDELVEALVELESKLGKTPSQEDMCEHGRYSHQPYYREFNSWEEALVSAGIDPEHELGIPKEELIEELQRLTGSLGKTPTWMELTEHGQFSIWPYLRAFGSWNDALRASNLAINKAHGVLDGAIDYGPNWPEQRELALERDRYVCQDCGISDDEQREAIGEGLHVHHLKKRRKFDSYKKANQLKNLISLCRSCHYVWESSTLKKKT from the coding sequence ATGACACTGCAGGCCTCAGGGTTCGAAACGAACCACGAGAACGGAATCTCGAACGAGGAGCTAATTCGCGCGCTCCGAGAGTTCGCTGAGGAACTGGGTCGTCCGCCAAAGTTCGAGGAAATGAACGAACACGGAGAGTATTCGGCTCATTCATACTTCCGCCAGTTCGGTTCGTGGCCGGAGGCGAAGGAGGCCGCAGGGCTTGATCCGAAAACGACGACCAGCCGGAGGATTTCGCGTGACGAACTGGTTGAAGCACTAGTTGAGTTGGAGAGTAAATTGGGAAAAACGCCTTCTCAAGAGGATATGTGCGAACACGGTCGGTACTCACATCAACCGTACTATCGGGAGTTCAATTCCTGGGAGGAGGCACTCGTATCAGCTGGCATTGACCCAGAGCACGAGCTTGGGATCCCCAAGGAGGAACTTATAGAGGAATTGCAGAGATTGACAGGTTCGCTTGGAAAAACACCAACATGGATGGAACTAACGGAACATGGGCAATTTTCTATTTGGCCCTATCTTCGAGCGTTTGGTTCGTGGAACGATGCACTTCGGGCCTCAAACCTTGCAATCAACAAGGCGCACGGTGTTTTAGATGGTGCAATTGACTACGGGCCGAATTGGCCGGAACAGCGCGAACTCGCATTAGAGCGTGATAGATACGTTTGCCAAGATTGCGGGATTTCAGATGATGAACAGCGAGAAGCAATTGGTGAAGGATTACATGTGCATCATCTGAAAAAGAGGAGAAAGTTCGATAGCTACAAGAAAGCAAATCAATTGAAGAATTTGATTTCATTGTGTCGGTCTTGCCACTATGTGTGGGAAAGCAGTACATTGAAAAAGAAAACGTAG
- a CDS encoding ABC transporter ATP-binding protein: MGLEMSDDEVDPNELGESVERPMFRLFTEYGDDHIHWFIIGLLTSISARFLALVPPVVLGVALDAVFYEEKAYSLPLLPEAWIPGSTMGQFWLSIQIMAVSMVLAAFSNFARSSSLNLFSHRVKHEVRTETYQWMQRLDMEFFDDHKTGELMSILNNDTNRLELFLDNMMGSAIQLVVLVIGIGWVLFTINGQLALVTLSVIPIAALFTWWFMRRVEAFYADIRSSVGDLNTRLENNLAGVEVIKTAGTEEFEDERVRKASYKYFQRDWKALRMNFIYRPGLQLLTSIAFIATFIVGGLWYLSEPPLGFSGTLYVGQLVTFLLLTQRMVEPLTQMSEVVDRYEDAKASSRRIFGLMSIPPAITSSPDAVELDSVEGRVDYDHVDFSYEDDGERVLQDITFTADPGETVGLVGPTGAGKSTICKLLPRLYDVTGGEIRVDGTDVRDLTVESLREHIGYVGQDTFLFDGTVKENIKYGAFDAEEEAIIAAAKAAEAHEFVTNLPEGYDTRVGERGVKLSGGQRQRISIARTILADPELLVLDEATSAVDTETEMLIQRSLDKLTEDRTTFIIAHRLSTVKGADTIISVENGEIVERGTHDELLGNDGLYADLWRVQAGEIDALSTEFVKEASRRASANQVNQGSN; the protein is encoded by the coding sequence ATGGGGCTCGAAATGAGTGACGACGAGGTAGACCCGAACGAATTGGGAGAGTCGGTCGAACGACCGATGTTTCGGCTGTTCACCGAGTATGGCGACGACCACATCCACTGGTTTATCATTGGCCTGCTGACGAGCATCTCCGCGAGGTTTCTCGCGCTCGTTCCCCCAGTCGTCCTCGGTGTCGCGCTGGATGCCGTCTTCTACGAGGAAAAGGCCTATTCGCTTCCACTTCTGCCGGAGGCGTGGATTCCCGGGAGTACGATGGGACAGTTCTGGCTTTCCATTCAAATCATGGCGGTTTCGATGGTTCTCGCCGCCTTCAGCAATTTTGCGCGGTCGTCAAGTCTAAACCTGTTTTCCCATCGCGTGAAACACGAGGTTCGGACGGAGACGTATCAGTGGATGCAACGACTCGATATGGAGTTCTTCGACGACCACAAAACGGGAGAACTCATGAGCATCCTGAACAACGATACGAACCGACTCGAACTGTTCCTCGATAACATGATGGGGAGCGCCATCCAACTCGTCGTTCTCGTCATCGGAATTGGCTGGGTTCTGTTCACCATCAACGGGCAGTTGGCGCTGGTCACCCTCTCGGTCATTCCCATCGCGGCGCTGTTTACGTGGTGGTTCATGCGCCGAGTCGAGGCGTTTTACGCCGATATTCGCTCCTCGGTCGGCGATTTGAACACGCGATTAGAGAACAACCTCGCTGGCGTCGAAGTCATCAAAACCGCCGGAACGGAGGAGTTCGAGGACGAGCGAGTTCGAAAAGCGTCATACAAATATTTCCAACGCGACTGGAAGGCGCTTCGGATGAACTTCATCTACCGCCCCGGACTACAACTGCTCACGTCAATCGCGTTCATCGCCACCTTCATCGTCGGCGGACTGTGGTATCTCTCCGAACCGCCACTGGGATTCTCCGGGACGCTCTACGTCGGCCAACTCGTCACCTTCCTCCTCCTGACTCAGCGCATGGTCGAACCCCTGACCCAGATGAGCGAAGTCGTGGACAGATACGAGGACGCGAAAGCCTCCTCGCGGCGCATCTTCGGTCTGATGTCGATTCCGCCCGCCATTACCAGCAGTCCGGACGCCGTCGAACTCGATTCCGTTGAAGGCCGAGTTGACTACGACCACGTGGATTTCTCTTACGAAGACGACGGCGAGCGAGTCCTGCAGGACATAACCTTCACCGCAGACCCCGGCGAGACGGTCGGCCTCGTCGGGCCGACCGGCGCAGGAAAATCCACGATTTGCAAACTCCTGCCGCGCCTCTACGACGTGACGGGCGGCGAGATTCGAGTCGATGGAACCGACGTTCGAGATTTGACCGTCGAAAGCCTCCGCGAACACATCGGCTACGTCGGACAGGACACGTTCCTCTTCGACGGAACAGTGAAAGAGAACATCAAATACGGAGCGTTCGACGCGGAAGAAGAAGCAATCATTGCCGCCGCGAAAGCCGCGGAAGCCCACGAGTTCGTTACCAATCTCCCCGAGGGCTACGACACGCGAGTCGGGGAACGCGGCGTGAAACTCTCCGGCGGCCAACGCCAACGAATCTCCATCGCGCGAACGATTCTGGCCGACCCCGAACTGCTCGTGTTGGACGAGGCGACGAGCGCGGTGGACACCGAGACGGAGATGCTCATCCAGCGCAGTCTCGACAAACTCACCGAAGACCGAACGACGTTCATTATCGCCCACCGACTTTCGACGGTGAAAGGAGCGGACACGATTATCTCGGTCGAAAACGGGGAAATCGTAGAACGCGGTACCCACGACGAACTGCTGGGCAACGACGGCCTCTACGCAGACCTCTGGCGGGTGCAGGCGGGCGAAATAGACGCGCTTTCGACCGAGTTCGTGAAGGAAGCATCCCGACGGGCGAGCGCAAATCAGGTAAATCAGGGGTCGAACTGA
- a CDS encoding FAD-binding protein yields the protein MTRYDVVIVGGGVAGLSAGTFTARADLDTLVVNDGVSILYRNAILENFPGFPAGIDSRLFCLMLEEQAERAGCARLDATVSDVRHADEDNDGEGDGESVAFAVETEDETIDADRVIAASWSDSGYLDGLGLDFERSGSKQFVSVDDTGRTGVDGLYAAGRLADKYHQAIVSAGHGSQVGLTVVHDADSDFYHDWVAPEGYFTNRDREVPVGCEEISEDERQRRARKAHDRLRKYVEEWEDETPVPHPSFVEEME from the coding sequence ATGACACGCTACGACGTAGTCATCGTCGGCGGCGGTGTCGCGGGACTTTCCGCGGGCACCTTCACCGCCCGCGCAGACCTCGACACGCTGGTCGTGAACGACGGGGTTTCGATTCTCTACCGAAACGCTATTTTGGAGAACTTCCCCGGTTTCCCTGCCGGAATCGACTCGCGCCTGTTCTGCCTGATGCTGGAAGAGCAGGCCGAACGCGCCGGTTGCGCCCGACTCGACGCGACGGTTTCGGACGTGCGACACGCGGACGAAGATAACGATGGCGAAGGCGACGGCGAATCCGTCGCCTTCGCGGTCGAAACCGAGGACGAAACCATCGACGCAGATCGAGTCATCGCGGCGTCGTGGTCGGATTCCGGCTACCTCGACGGACTCGGCCTCGATTTCGAGCGGTCGGGAAGCAAGCAGTTCGTTTCTGTGGACGACACGGGACGAACCGGCGTCGATGGCCTTTACGCCGCCGGACGACTGGCGGACAAGTACCACCAAGCAATCGTTTCTGCGGGCCACGGGTCGCAGGTCGGACTTACCGTGGTTCACGACGCCGACTCCGATTTCTACCACGACTGGGTCGCCCCGGAGGGCTACTTCACCAACCGCGACCGCGAGGTTCCGGTGGGTTGCGAAGAGATTTCGGAGGACGAACGCCAGCGTCGGGCGCGCAAGGCACACGACCGCCTTCGGAAGTACGTCGAGGAGTGGGAGGACGAGACGCCCGTTCCGCATCCGAGTTTCGTCGAAGAGATGGAATAA
- the hpt gene encoding hypoxanthine/guanine phosphoribosyltransferase has translation MDQLKQSLLEAPIIEKDGYHYFVHPISDGIPMLEPTLLREIVIKIIRKADLENVDKIVTPAAMGIHISTAVSLMTDIPLVVIRKRKYGLEGEVALSQQTGYSENEMYINNVDEGDRVLLLDDVLSTGGTMKAVTEALEYIGAEVVDVCAVIKKVGANELDDTGYQVKTLINVDVVGGEVVIADEYGDG, from the coding sequence ATGGACCAGTTGAAGCAGTCGCTTCTCGAAGCCCCGATTATCGAGAAAGACGGATACCACTACTTTGTCCATCCCATCAGCGACGGGATTCCGATGCTCGAACCGACGCTCCTGCGGGAAATCGTCATCAAAATCATCCGCAAGGCGGATTTGGAGAACGTCGATAAAATCGTCACGCCCGCGGCGATGGGGATTCACATCTCGACCGCCGTCTCGCTGATGACCGACATTCCGCTGGTGGTCATCCGCAAGCGAAAGTACGGCTTGGAGGGCGAGGTCGCGCTCTCTCAGCAGACCGGCTACTCCGAGAACGAGATGTACATCAACAACGTCGACGAGGGCGACCGCGTCCTCCTGCTGGACGACGTGCTCAGCACCGGCGGCACGATGAAGGCCGTCACCGAGGCACTCGAATACATCGGCGCGGAAGTCGTGGACGTCTGTGCCGTCATCAAGAAGGTCGGCGCGAACGAACTGGACGACACCGGCTATCAGGTCAAGACGCTCATCAACGTGGACGTAGTGGGCGGCGAGGTCGTCATCGCGGACGAATACGGCGACGGCTGA